A single Pantoea rwandensis DNA region contains:
- a CDS encoding DNA polymerase III subunit psi — translation MSTRRDWLLQQMGITQYQLRRPRVLQGEIAVTLAPDTRLVMVAEHAPALQEPLIRDVLRALNIQPSQVMTLTPEQLPMLPDQVDCAGWLLGVESEYTFNGITFSTAVFNELISSGAAKRALWQQMCNHDSHLFSHP, via the coding sequence ATGAGCACAAGGCGCGACTGGCTTCTACAGCAAATGGGGATTACGCAGTATCAATTGCGGCGTCCGCGCGTGCTGCAGGGCGAAATTGCCGTGACGCTGGCCCCGGACACCCGTCTGGTGATGGTGGCTGAACATGCCCCCGCGCTGCAGGAACCCTTAATTCGCGATGTCCTGCGAGCCCTGAATATTCAGCCTTCGCAGGTGATGACGCTGACGCCGGAACAGCTGCCGATGCTGCCTGATCAGGTGGATTGTGCCGGTTGGTTGCTGGGCGTCGAGAGCGAATACACCTTTAACGGCATCACCTTTTCCACCGCCGTTTTCAACGAATTAATCAGCAGCGGTGCGGCAAAACGCGCCCTGTGGCAACAGATGTGTAACCATGACAGCCATCTCTTTAGTCATCCCTGA
- the yjjJ gene encoding type II toxin-antitoxin system HipA family toxin YjjJ, producing MVDLQNLLLAGPLGAADLLQRSGISQATLSRQLRQQPQIVKWGRARASRYALLRPIRGEDHFPLYRISAHGQAQPAGTLLPTWPQGSCLHNDEQGRGHFYEGLPWFLQDMRPQGFIGRQWGIENAYPLGLNDDIRLWSDDQCLMALASGGVDMPGAFIIGERTYQRWLEQEAPRAISEEEKASSYPQRALHALNGDEPGSSAGGEQPKFLCYATTANGDRHCLVKFTVSRHSDNAQRWRDLLRAEHLALQHLQAAGVTAAQSQLIAGKEQLFLEVQRFDRIGERGRREMSSLEAVSAEFVGHQQHWPAALRELHHQQRIDDVTLQRGTLQWAFGRLIGNSDMHAGNLSFFTDRETFNLTPAYDMLPMALAPNSQGHMRDELALKLDISLPSEVWRTACGMAKTYWQAVADDEMFSANFQRIATQALQQLDTLDETIHKMA from the coding sequence ATGGTCGATCTGCAAAATTTGCTGCTGGCGGGACCGCTCGGTGCAGCCGATTTACTGCAACGCTCTGGCATCAGTCAGGCGACGTTGTCGCGGCAATTACGGCAACAACCCCAAATAGTGAAATGGGGCAGAGCCCGTGCGTCGCGTTATGCTTTGCTCCGTCCGATTCGCGGTGAAGACCACTTCCCGCTGTATCGCATCTCTGCACATGGCCAGGCGCAGCCCGCAGGCACTTTGTTACCGACCTGGCCGCAGGGCAGTTGCCTGCATAACGATGAGCAGGGGCGAGGCCACTTTTACGAAGGGTTGCCGTGGTTTTTACAGGATATGCGCCCGCAAGGTTTTATTGGTCGTCAGTGGGGCATAGAGAATGCTTATCCATTGGGATTAAATGACGACATTCGTCTGTGGAGTGACGATCAGTGCTTAATGGCGCTGGCAAGCGGCGGCGTCGACATGCCGGGCGCATTCATCATCGGTGAGCGCACCTATCAGCGTTGGTTAGAGCAGGAAGCACCGCGCGCCATCAGTGAAGAAGAGAAAGCGTCATCTTACCCGCAGCGAGCACTGCATGCGCTAAATGGCGATGAGCCAGGGTCATCAGCGGGCGGCGAGCAACCGAAATTTCTCTGCTATGCCACGACAGCGAATGGCGATCGTCACTGTCTGGTGAAATTCACTGTGTCGCGCCACAGCGATAATGCGCAGCGCTGGCGTGATTTGCTCCGTGCGGAACATCTGGCATTGCAGCATCTTCAAGCCGCAGGCGTGACGGCGGCGCAAAGCCAATTGATTGCAGGTAAAGAGCAGCTATTTCTTGAAGTACAGCGTTTTGATCGCATCGGTGAGCGTGGTCGACGCGAGATGAGTTCACTTGAGGCCGTCAGCGCAGAGTTTGTTGGTCATCAACAACACTGGCCTGCTGCGCTGCGTGAACTGCACCATCAGCAGCGCATTGATGATGTCACCCTACAGCGTGGCACTTTGCAATGGGCATTTGGTCGCCTGATTGGTAACAGTGATATGCACGCAGGGAATTTATCTTTCTTCACCGACCGGGAAACATTCAATCTGACACCTGCCTACGACATGCTGCCAATGGCACTGGCACCTAACTCGCAGGGGCATATGCGTGATGAACTGGCATTAAAGTTAGATATCTCATTACCGAGTGAAGTGTGGCGAACTGCTTGTGGAATGGCGAAAACATACTGGCAGGCGGTTGCGGATGACGAAATGTTTAGCGCCAATTTCCAGCGTATCGCCACGCAAGCATTGCAGCAATTGGATACGCTGGATGAGACCATCCATAAAATGGCTTAA
- the radA gene encoding DNA repair protein RadA, with product MAKAAKRAFVCNECGADYPRWQGQCSACNAWNTITEVRIAASPAAARNERLSGYAGSAGPSRVQKLSEISLEAVPRFSTSFKEFDRVLGGGVVPGSAILIGGNPGAGKSTLLLQVMCKLSEGMKTLYVTGEESLQQVAMRAHRLGLPTENLNMLSETSIEQICLIAEQEQPKLMVIDSIQVMHMADIQSSPGSVAQVRETAAYLTRFAKTRGVAIVMVGHVTKDGSLAGPKVLEHCIDCSVMLDGDADSRFRTLRSHKNRFGAVNELGVFAMTEQGMREISNPSAIFLSRGDEVTSGSSVMVVWEGSRPLLVEIQALVDHSMMGNPRRVAVGLEQNRLAILLAVLHRHGGLQMADQDVFVNVVGGVKVTETSADLALLLAMVSSLRDRPLPQDLVIFGEVGLAGEIRPVPSGQERISEAAKHGFKRAIVPAGNAPKKAIDGMKVYSAKKLADALAILDEL from the coding sequence TTGGCCAAAGCGGCAAAACGCGCCTTCGTTTGTAACGAGTGCGGCGCAGATTATCCACGCTGGCAGGGGCAATGTAGCGCCTGCAACGCGTGGAACACCATCACCGAGGTGCGTATTGCCGCCTCGCCTGCGGCAGCGCGTAACGAGCGTCTGAGTGGCTATGCCGGTAGCGCGGGACCCAGCCGGGTGCAGAAGCTGTCCGAAATCAGCCTCGAAGCCGTGCCGCGTTTCTCCACCAGCTTCAAAGAGTTTGATCGCGTGCTGGGCGGCGGCGTGGTGCCAGGCAGCGCGATACTGATCGGTGGTAATCCGGGAGCCGGTAAATCGACGCTGCTGTTGCAGGTGATGTGCAAGCTGTCCGAAGGGATGAAAACCCTGTATGTCACCGGTGAAGAGTCACTGCAACAGGTCGCAATGCGCGCCCATCGTCTGGGATTACCCACTGAAAACCTGAATATGTTGTCGGAAACCAGTATCGAGCAGATCTGTCTGATCGCCGAGCAGGAACAGCCGAAACTGATGGTAATCGACTCCATCCAGGTGATGCACATGGCGGATATCCAGTCTTCGCCTGGGAGCGTAGCGCAGGTGCGTGAAACGGCCGCTTACCTGACGCGCTTCGCTAAAACACGCGGCGTAGCGATTGTGATGGTCGGCCACGTCACCAAAGATGGCTCGCTGGCCGGGCCAAAAGTGCTGGAACACTGCATCGACTGTTCAGTGATGCTGGATGGCGATGCCGATTCCCGTTTCCGCACGCTGCGCAGTCACAAAAACCGCTTCGGTGCGGTGAACGAATTGGGCGTGTTTGCCATGACCGAGCAGGGCATGCGTGAAATCAGCAACCCGTCAGCCATTTTCCTGTCACGCGGCGATGAAGTCACCTCTGGCAGTTCGGTCATGGTGGTGTGGGAAGGTTCGCGCCCGCTGCTGGTGGAGATTCAGGCGCTGGTGGATCACTCAATGATGGGCAACCCGCGTCGTGTCGCAGTTGGCCTGGAGCAAAACCGTCTGGCGATTTTGCTGGCTGTTCTGCACCGGCACGGTGGTTTACAAATGGCGGATCAGGATGTGTTCGTCAATGTGGTCGGTGGTGTGAAAGTCACCGAAACCAGTGCTGACCTCGCGCTGCTGCTGGCGATGGTATCGAGCTTGCGTGACCGCCCACTGCCGCAGGATTTGGTGATCTTCGGTGAAGTAGGGCTGGCCGGTGAAATTCGTCCGGTGCCCAGCGGTCAAGAGCGCATTTCCGAAGCCGCCAAGCACGGTTTCAAGCGCGCGATTGTGCCGGCGGGCAATGCACCGAAAAAGGCCATCGACGGCATGAAAGTGTACAGCGCCAAGAAGCTGGCGGATGCACTGGCGATATTGGACGAGCTGTAA
- the ettA gene encoding energy-dependent translational throttle protein EttA — protein MAQFVYSMHRVGKVVPPKRHILKNISLSFFPGAKIGVLGLNGAGKSTLLRIMAGIDTDIEGEARPQPGIKVGYLPQEPKLNPEHTVRESVEEAVSEVVGALKRLDEVYALYADPDADFDKLAAEQGRLEEVIQAHDGHNLDTQLNRAADAMRLPDWDAKIGNLSGGERRRVALCRLLLEKPDMLLLDEPTNHLDAESVAWLERFLHDFEGTVVAITHDRYFLDNVAGWILELDRGEGIPWEGNYSSWLEQKDQRLAQEASSEAARRKSIEKELEWVRQGAKGRQSKGKARLARFEELNNTEYQKRNETNELFIPPGARLGDKVLEVTNLSKSYGDRVLIDDLTFSVPKGAIVGIIGPNGAGKSTLFRMMSGQEQPDSGTIELGETVKLASVDQFRDAMDNSKTVFEEVSGGQDIMRVGNVEMPSRAYVGRFNFKGTDQGKRVGELSGGERGRLHLAKLLQVGGNLLLLDEPTNDLDIETLRALENALLEFPGCAMVISHDRWFLDRIATHIIDYQDEGKVEFFEGNFTEYEEYKKRILGADALEPKRIKYKRMAK, from the coding sequence GTGGCTCAATTCGTCTATAGCATGCATCGCGTCGGCAAAGTGGTTCCGCCGAAGCGTCACATTCTGAAGAACATCTCTCTTAGCTTCTTCCCTGGCGCCAAAATCGGTGTACTCGGCCTGAACGGCGCGGGTAAATCCACCCTGCTGCGCATCATGGCCGGTATTGATACCGATATCGAAGGGGAAGCACGCCCACAGCCGGGCATCAAAGTCGGCTATCTGCCGCAGGAACCCAAACTCAACCCAGAGCACACCGTGCGTGAATCTGTGGAAGAGGCGGTTTCTGAAGTGGTTGGTGCACTGAAACGTCTCGACGAAGTGTACGCACTGTATGCCGATCCTGATGCCGATTTCGATAAACTGGCTGCCGAACAAGGTCGTCTGGAAGAAGTGATCCAGGCGCACGATGGCCATAACCTCGACACCCAGCTGAACCGTGCTGCTGATGCGATGCGTCTGCCAGACTGGGATGCCAAAATTGGCAACCTGTCCGGTGGTGAGCGTCGCCGCGTCGCGCTGTGCCGTCTTCTGCTGGAAAAGCCAGACATGCTGCTGCTCGACGAACCGACCAACCACCTGGATGCAGAATCCGTGGCCTGGCTGGAACGTTTCCTGCACGACTTCGAAGGCACCGTGGTGGCGATCACGCACGACCGTTACTTCCTCGACAACGTGGCAGGCTGGATTCTGGAGCTGGACCGCGGTGAAGGTATTCCGTGGGAAGGCAACTACTCTTCCTGGCTGGAGCAGAAAGATCAGCGTCTGGCGCAGGAAGCTTCTTCTGAAGCGGCACGTCGTAAGTCGATTGAGAAAGAGCTGGAGTGGGTTCGTCAAGGCGCGAAAGGCCGTCAGTCTAAGGGCAAAGCCCGTCTGGCGCGTTTCGAAGAGCTGAACAACACCGAATACCAGAAACGTAACGAAACCAACGAATTGTTCATTCCACCAGGTGCGCGCCTCGGCGACAAAGTGCTGGAAGTGACCAACCTGAGCAAATCGTATGGCGACCGCGTACTGATCGACGATCTGACCTTCTCGGTGCCGAAAGGCGCGATTGTCGGCATCATCGGCCCGAACGGTGCCGGTAAATCGACCCTGTTCCGCATGATGTCCGGTCAGGAACAGCCCGATTCTGGCACCATCGAGCTGGGCGAAACCGTCAAGCTGGCGTCTGTGGACCAGTTCCGTGACGCGATGGACAATTCGAAAACCGTGTTTGAAGAAGTGTCAGGTGGTCAGGACATTATGCGCGTCGGCAACGTTGAGATGCCGAGCCGTGCCTATGTTGGTCGCTTTAACTTCAAAGGCACCGATCAAGGCAAACGCGTTGGCGAGCTGTCCGGTGGTGAGCGTGGTCGTCTGCACCTCGCGAAACTGCTGCAAGTTGGCGGCAACCTGTTGCTGCTCGATGAACCGACCAACGATCTGGACATCGAAACCCTGCGCGCGCTGGAAAACGCCCTGCTGGAGTTCCCAGGCTGTGCCATGGTGATCTCGCATGACCGTTGGTTCCTCGACCGTATCGCCACCCACATCATCGATTATCAGGATGAAGGTAAGGTGGAGTTCTTCGAAGGTAACTTTACCGAGTACGAAGAGTACAAGAAACGCATCCTCGGCGCTGACGCGCTGGAGCCAAAGCGTATCAAGTACAAGCGTATGGCGAAGTAA
- a CDS encoding YtjB family periplasmic protein, whose amino-acid sequence MVKTALKFRLHRTVIVLISLALLVVLMQGASWFSLGHQMARSEQVEELAHTLTRQVAFSLKPLMDNSDDNRTQIEAILNQMTDNSRILDASVYADDGSLVAHSGESINVRDRLALDGKRAGSYFNHQIVQPLEGKEGPQGFLRVTLDTHVLVTESRQVDNTTNILRLMMLLALAIGIILTRTLLRDRRTRWQQSPFLLTASRAVKEDKEREEEEAATTSENEKSP is encoded by the coding sequence ATGGTTAAAACCGCACTGAAATTTCGCCTGCATCGCACGGTGATTGTTCTTATCTCGCTGGCCCTGTTAGTGGTGCTGATGCAAGGGGCATCCTGGTTCAGTCTCGGCCATCAAATGGCACGCTCTGAGCAGGTGGAAGAACTGGCGCACACGCTGACGCGTCAGGTGGCGTTTAGCCTGAAACCGCTGATGGACAACAGCGACGACAACCGTACGCAAATCGAAGCCATCCTTAATCAGATGACCGATAACAGCCGCATTCTGGATGCCTCAGTCTATGCCGACGACGGCAGTCTGGTGGCACACAGCGGTGAAAGCATTAATGTGCGCGATCGCCTGGCGCTGGATGGTAAACGCGCCGGCAGCTACTTTAACCACCAAATCGTGCAGCCGCTGGAAGGCAAAGAGGGGCCGCAAGGCTTCTTACGCGTGACGCTGGATACCCATGTGCTGGTCACCGAATCACGTCAGGTGGATAACACCACCAACATTCTGCGTTTGATGATGCTGCTGGCGCTGGCGATTGGCATCATCCTCACTCGTACGCTGCTGCGCGACCGTCGTACCCGCTGGCAGCAATCACCGTTCCTGCTCACCGCCAGCCGCGCGGTGAAAGAGGATAAGGAACGAGAGGAAGAAGAAGCGGCCACCACCTCAGAGAATGAAAAAAGCCCTTAA
- the rimI gene encoding ribosomal protein S18-alanine N-acetyltransferase, with protein MTAISLVIPEDQPQLLAIERRSHAFPWSEQTFASNQGERFVNYRLEAEGKLAGFAITQVVLDEASLFNIAVDPDFQRRGYARQLLQHLIAELEKRDVMTLWLEVRASNHPAIALYEQLDFHQVSVRPNYYPTANGREDAIIMALTL; from the coding sequence ATGACAGCCATCTCTTTAGTCATCCCTGAAGACCAGCCGCAGCTGCTGGCGATTGAGCGTCGCAGCCACGCGTTTCCGTGGAGCGAGCAGACGTTTGCCAGCAATCAGGGCGAACGTTTTGTGAATTATCGTCTGGAAGCCGAGGGTAAACTGGCAGGGTTCGCCATTACGCAAGTGGTGCTGGATGAAGCCTCGCTGTTCAACATTGCGGTCGATCCCGATTTTCAGCGCCGCGGCTATGCGCGCCAGCTGCTGCAACATTTGATTGCTGAGCTGGAAAAGCGCGATGTGATGACGCTGTGGCTTGAGGTGCGAGCCTCGAATCACCCGGCGATTGCGCTGTATGAGCAACTGGATTTCCATCAGGTCAGCGTTCGACCCAACTACTATCCCACCGCCAACGGCCGTGAAGATGCCATTATCATGGCGCTAACTCTGTAA
- a CDS encoding 2-hydroxyacid dehydrogenase, with the protein MRVLIAADEHAWGGLIPAIRQTLPDMEFIASAGHAAESLAGFDALIPGMCRVDARLIATADRLKLVQQAGVGLEGVDLEAAKKAGIMVANVPSDHSGNADSVAELGIWMMIGLARRQHEIADCLAQQRLGQPIGLGLMGKTLGLVGLGGIGKALAKRLAPFGMRMIGVKREADEAFARQHQLDWVGNMAQLPELLQQVDFVVLSLPDNATTHNIINADALAQMKPDSFLINLGRGGLIEKQAFLAALETKKLAGAGLDVFWQEPPDPQDPVFRYNVIATPHIGGVTDVSMKGIIKGICDNLRRLRDGDAVIDRKA; encoded by the coding sequence ATGAGAGTGCTGATTGCTGCGGATGAACATGCCTGGGGCGGATTAATTCCGGCCATTCGTCAGACGTTACCGGATATGGAGTTTATTGCCTCGGCGGGCCATGCGGCGGAGAGTCTGGCCGGTTTTGATGCGCTAATTCCTGGTATGTGCCGGGTGGATGCCCGATTGATCGCCACGGCCGATCGCCTGAAGCTGGTGCAGCAGGCGGGTGTCGGGCTGGAAGGTGTCGATCTTGAAGCGGCCAAAAAGGCCGGCATTATGGTGGCGAACGTTCCCTCCGATCATTCCGGTAATGCCGATTCGGTGGCGGAGTTGGGGATTTGGATGATGATTGGCCTGGCACGTCGTCAGCATGAGATCGCCGATTGCCTGGCACAGCAGAGGCTGGGTCAACCCATTGGCTTAGGTCTGATGGGCAAAACCTTGGGACTGGTGGGGCTGGGCGGCATCGGCAAAGCTTTGGCGAAGCGACTGGCTCCGTTTGGCATGCGTATGATCGGGGTAAAACGTGAAGCGGATGAAGCTTTTGCGCGCCAACATCAACTCGACTGGGTCGGCAATATGGCGCAGCTGCCGGAACTGTTGCAGCAGGTCGATTTTGTCGTGCTCAGCCTGCCTGACAATGCTACGACGCATAACATCATTAATGCCGATGCGCTGGCGCAGATGAAACCAGACAGTTTCCTGATCAACCTGGGTCGCGGTGGCCTGATCGAGAAGCAGGCGTTTCTGGCAGCGCTGGAGACAAAAAAATTGGCTGGCGCCGGGCTGGACGTGTTCTGGCAGGAGCCACCCGATCCACAAGATCCGGTGTTCCGCTATAACGTGATCGCGACGCCGCATATTGGCGGCGTCACCGATGTCTCAATGAAGGGAATTATCAAAGGGATCTGCGATAACCTGCGCCGTCTGCGCGACGGCGATGCGGTGATCGACCGCAAAGCCTGA
- the serB gene encoding phosphoserine phosphatase → MPNRLTWCDLPADVSLWPGLPLSLSGDEVMPLDYRAGRTGWLLYGRGLDKQKLTDYQHLLGAAMVIVSAWNVDEYQVVRLAGSLTPRATKLAHDAGFDVAPLGKIPHLKTPGLLVMDMDSTAIQIECIDEIAKLAGCGEQVSEVTERAMRGELDFKASLRERVAKLAGADANILKQVRDTLPLMPGLTTLVHKLQALGWQVAIASGGFTYYADHLRQTLHLAAAVANELEMRDGKLTGEVLGQIVDAQFKADTLKNLAERHDIAPEQTVAIGDGANDLPMIKAAGLGIAYHAKPKVNEQASIIIRHADLMGVFCILTGSLIHEER, encoded by the coding sequence ATGCCAAATCGTCTTACCTGGTGCGATCTGCCCGCCGATGTTTCACTCTGGCCGGGTCTCCCCCTCTCTCTCAGCGGTGATGAAGTGATGCCGCTGGATTACCGTGCCGGTCGGACTGGCTGGTTGCTGTATGGGCGCGGACTCGATAAACAAAAACTGACCGATTATCAGCATCTGCTGGGTGCGGCGATGGTGATCGTCAGCGCCTGGAATGTCGATGAGTATCAGGTGGTTCGTCTGGCCGGTTCACTGACGCCACGTGCGACCAAACTGGCGCACGATGCGGGGTTTGATGTGGCGCCGCTTGGCAAGATCCCGCATCTGAAAACCCCAGGATTGCTGGTGATGGACATGGATTCCACCGCCATTCAGATTGAATGCATCGACGAGATTGCCAAACTGGCGGGCTGCGGCGAGCAGGTGTCAGAAGTCACCGAACGTGCGATGCGCGGTGAGCTGGACTTTAAAGCCAGCTTGCGTGAGCGCGTGGCAAAACTGGCGGGTGCTGATGCCAACATCCTCAAGCAGGTGCGCGATACGCTGCCACTGATGCCTGGCCTGACCACGCTGGTGCATAAACTGCAGGCGCTGGGCTGGCAGGTGGCGATTGCCTCCGGTGGATTCACCTACTATGCCGACCATTTGCGTCAGACACTGCATCTGGCTGCGGCCGTCGCCAACGAGCTGGAAATGCGCGATGGCAAGCTGACGGGCGAAGTGCTGGGGCAGATTGTCGATGCGCAATTTAAAGCCGATACCCTGAAAAATCTCGCCGAACGCCATGACATTGCGCCAGAACAAACTGTCGCGATTGGCGATGGCGCTAACGATCTGCCGATGATCAAAGCGGCGGGGTTGGGTATCGCTTACCACGCTAAACCCAAAGTGAATGAGCAGGCGTCGATCATTATCCGCCATGCCGATTTAATGGGTGTGTTCTGCATCCTGACCGGCAGCCTGATTCACGAAGAGCGTTAA
- the yjjG gene encoding pyrimidine 5'-nucleotidase, whose translation MLNDWDCILFDADDTLFHFDAYAGLQRMFASYDVHFSDQDYADYQAINKPLWVDYQNGTISALQLQTRRFTLWGEKLSVAPEVLNSDFLSAMAEICLPLEGAAELLNTLKGKVKIAIITNGFTALQQARLERTGFREFFDELVISEQVGVPKPDVAIFDHTLALLGNPDRSRVLMVGDTPESDILGGMNAGLKTCWIDHGTRPLPEPITPTWQVKTLAELQALLTQR comes from the coding sequence ATGTTAAACGACTGGGACTGCATCCTGTTTGATGCGGATGACACACTTTTTCATTTTGACGCCTACGCCGGTTTACAGCGAATGTTTGCTAGCTATGACGTGCACTTTAGCGATCAAGATTACGCCGATTATCAGGCGATTAACAAACCGCTGTGGGTCGATTATCAAAACGGCACCATTTCAGCCTTGCAGCTGCAAACACGTCGTTTCACCTTGTGGGGTGAGAAACTCAGCGTCGCGCCTGAAGTGCTGAACAGCGATTTTCTCAGCGCGATGGCGGAGATCTGCCTGCCGCTGGAGGGCGCTGCCGAGCTGTTAAATACGCTAAAAGGCAAAGTGAAGATCGCCATCATCACCAACGGTTTTACCGCCTTACAGCAGGCGCGTCTGGAACGTACCGGTTTCCGCGAGTTCTTTGATGAGCTGGTGATCTCTGAGCAGGTCGGCGTACCGAAGCCGGACGTGGCGATTTTCGACCACACGCTGGCGTTGCTCGGCAACCCGGATCGCAGCCGCGTGTTGATGGTCGGGGATACACCTGAGTCTGACATTCTGGGCGGGATGAATGCCGGGCTAAAAACCTGCTGGATCGATCACGGCACGCGTCCACTGCCGGAACCCATCACGCCAACCTGGCAGGTGAAGACGCTGGCTGAGCTGCAGGCGTTGCTGACACAACGTTAA
- the nadR gene encoding multifunctional transcriptional regulator/nicotinamide-nucleotide adenylyltransferase/ribosylnicotinamide kinase NadR: MSSFDYLKTAIRQQGHTLQQVADASGMTKGYLSQLLNAKIKSPSAQKLEALHRFLGLEFPRRDKTVGVVFGKFYPLHTGHIYLIQRACSQVDELHIIMGHDDPRDRELFENSAMSQQPTVSDRLRWLLQTFKYQKNIRIHSFDEEGIEPYPHGWDVWSEGVKKFLSEQGIEPDCIYTSEEADAAMYQQHLGISTVVIDPNRSFMNISGGQIRQDPFRYWEYIPTEVKPFFVRTVAILGGESSGKSTLVNKLANIFNTTSAWEYGRDYVFSHLGGDEMALQYSDYDKIALGQAQYIDFAVKYASKVAFIDTDFVTTQAFCLKYEGREHPFVQALIDEYRFDLVILLENNVPWVADGLRSLGSSMDRREFQSMLVTMLRENNIEFVHVKEDDYDTRFLRCVELVKQMLGA, encoded by the coding sequence ATGTCATCGTTCGACTACCTGAAAACCGCCATACGCCAGCAGGGTCACACGCTGCAGCAGGTTGCAGATGCCAGCGGGATGACCAAAGGCTATTTAAGCCAGCTGCTGAATGCCAAAATCAAAAGCCCAAGCGCTCAGAAGCTGGAAGCGCTGCACCGTTTTCTCGGGCTGGAATTCCCCCGTCGTGACAAAACTGTTGGCGTGGTGTTCGGTAAGTTCTACCCACTGCACACCGGCCACATCTATCTGATCCAGCGCGCCTGCAGCCAGGTGGATGAGCTGCACATCATCATGGGCCATGACGATCCGCGCGATCGTGAGCTGTTTGAAAACAGCGCCATGTCGCAGCAGCCGACCGTGAGCGATCGCCTGCGCTGGCTATTGCAGACCTTCAAATACCAGAAGAACATCCGCATCCACTCGTTTGATGAAGAGGGAATTGAACCCTATCCGCACGGCTGGGATGTGTGGAGCGAAGGGGTGAAGAAATTCCTCTCCGAGCAGGGCATTGAGCCGGATTGTATTTACACCAGTGAAGAAGCTGATGCGGCAATGTACCAACAGCATCTCGGTATTTCGACGGTGGTGATCGATCCCAATCGATCCTTTATGAACATCAGCGGCGGGCAGATTCGTCAGGATCCGTTCCGTTACTGGGAATACATTCCGACTGAAGTGAAGCCGTTCTTTGTGCGCACTGTGGCGATCCTCGGCGGTGAATCCAGTGGCAAATCCACGTTGGTGAACAAGCTGGCGAATATCTTTAACACCACCAGTGCCTGGGAATATGGCCGCGATTATGTCTTCTCGCACCTCGGTGGCGATGAGATGGCATTGCAGTATTCTGACTACGATAAGATTGCGCTGGGTCAGGCACAGTACATTGATTTCGCAGTGAAATACGCCAGCAAAGTGGCGTTTATTGATACCGACTTTGTCACTACGCAGGCGTTTTGCCTCAAGTATGAAGGGCGCGAGCACCCGTTTGTGCAGGCGCTGATCGATGAGTACCGTTTCGATCTGGTGATTCTGCTGGAAAACAACGTACCGTGGGTGGCAGACGGTTTGCGCAGCCTGGGCAGTTCGATGGATCGCCGCGAGTTTCAGTCGATGCTGGTGACCATGTTGCGTGAAAACAACATTGAGTTCGTCCATGTGAAAGAGGATGACTACGATACGCGCTTCCTGCGCTGCGTTGAGCTGGTGAAGCAGATGCTGGGGGCTTAA